One window of the Triticum dicoccoides isolate Atlit2015 ecotype Zavitan chromosome 3B, WEW_v2.0, whole genome shotgun sequence genome contains the following:
- the LOC119278615 gene encoding probable calcium-binding protein CML35: protein MKLSMQSLARKLSIPSPKRGKKQQQQDGGGSGSGKRGISRSEAPSFASASSSSTSSSTEDALPRASTPRSVLPAEISRRELEAVLRRLGHEEPSDDELDAVAAIAAAGEAGPEDELMEAFNVFDADGDGRITAEELRGVMVAILGGEADGCSLDDCRRMIGGVDADGDGFVGFQDFARMMMVSTTAAATTSAGPRFM from the coding sequence ATGAAGCTCTCCATGCAGTCGCTGGCCCGGAAGCTCTCCATCCCGTCGCCCAAGCGgggcaagaagcagcagcagcaggacggcggcggcagcggcagcggcaagcgggGCATCTCCCGGAGCGAGGCGCCGTCGTTCGcgtccgcgtcctcctcctccacctcgtcgTCCACCGAGGACGCGCTGCCGCGGGCGTCCACGCCGCGGTCGGTGCTCCCCGCGGAGATCTCGCGGCGGGAGCTGGAGGCCGTGCTCCGGCGGCTGGGCCACGAGGAGCCGTCGGACGACGAGCTCGACGCCGTGGCGGCCATCGCGGCCGCCGGGGAGGCCGGCCCCGAGGACGAGCTGATGGAGGCGTTCAACGTGTTCGACGCCGACGGCGACGGCCGCATCACCGCCGAGGAGCTCCGCGGCGTCATGGTCGCCATCCTCGGCGGCGAGGCCGACGGGTGCAGCCTCGACGACTGCCGCCGCATGATCGGCGGCGTCGACGCCGACGGCGACGGCTTCGTCGGCTTCCAGGACTTCGCGCGCATGATGATGGTGTCGACCACCGCGGCGGCCACCACATCGGCCGGCCCGAGATTCATGTGA